A genomic region of Peptoniphilus sp. ING2-D1G contains the following coding sequences:
- the hutG gene encoding Formimidoylglutamase (N-formimidoyl-L-glutamate + H2O = L-glutamate + formamide; High confidence in function and specificity), which produces MIKNYRVEKDSTWKGRIDSETDFDSFRWHQWIEVIDLNDENLKPFDGNLAFGILGFECDQGIGLNKGRVGAAMGPSSIRSALANLPCQFSQEIKLFDCGNVFPEGLTLDEAQKCLADAVDRVLNLNMFPIVIGGGHETAFGHFQGLFKHYKDSGSIGIINFDAHFDTRPYEENGGSSGTMFRQIRDLELEEGHEYNYKVIGIQKHSNTKSLFNFAHENNIKYILAKDIVSGDITSYFEEIGEFIRDVDYIYITVDIDVFSTAYAPGVSAPTPLGLDPEKALMFIKYILSHEKVISFDIVEVSPRFDEDNTTSTLAAILIFTFVTKLDAMKTRKRIFKKKSL; this is translated from the coding sequence TTGATAAAAAATTATAGAGTAGAAAAAGATTCCACTTGGAAGGGTAGAATAGATTCCGAAACTGATTTCGACTCCTTTAGATGGCATCAATGGATTGAAGTTATAGATTTAAATGATGAAAATTTAAAACCCTTTGACGGAAATCTTGCCTTCGGAATTTTAGGCTTTGAATGCGATCAGGGCATCGGTTTAAACAAGGGCAGAGTTGGTGCGGCAATGGGCCCCAGCAGCATAAGGTCAGCCCTTGCGAATCTCCCCTGTCAGTTCAGCCAAGAGATTAAGTTGTTTGATTGCGGAAATGTCTTTCCTGAGGGCTTAACTTTAGATGAAGCGCAAAAATGTTTGGCGGATGCTGTGGATAGAGTTTTAAATTTAAATATGTTTCCCATTGTAATAGGTGGCGGTCATGAAACCGCCTTCGGGCACTTTCAAGGTCTTTTTAAGCACTATAAGGACAGTGGAAGTATCGGCATAATAAATTTCGACGCCCACTTTGATACGAGACCCTATGAGGAAAACGGCGGTTCATCAGGTACTATGTTCAGACAGATAAGAGACTTGGAGCTTGAAGAAGGCCACGAATACAACTACAAAGTCATCGGAATTCAAAAACATTCAAATACTAAAAGTCTGTTTAATTTCGCCCATGAAAACAACATAAAATACATTTTGGCTAAGGATATTGTAAGTGGCGATATAACCTCCTACTTTGAAGAAATTGGCGAATTTATCCGCGATGTGGATTATATCTATATAACCGTTGACATCGACGTGTTTTCCACCGCTTATGCACCCGGAGTAAGTGCTCCAACTCCTTTGGGACTTGATCCTGAAAAAGCACTTATGTTTATAAAGTACATCCTCTCCCATGAGAAGGTGATAAGTTTTGACATTGTGGAGGTTTCTCCTCGCTTTGATGAAGACAACACGACTTCAACACTTGCAGCGATTTTGATATTCACCTTTGTGACAAAACTTGATGCTATGAAGACAAGAAAGAGAATCTTTAAAAAGAAATCCCTTTAG
- a CDS encoding putative membrane protein (Hypothetical protein) encodes MKKYFIIFLSSFFILLATYFLASFLVMEQFEYVLLFLLSVNNVIIYYFIND; translated from the coding sequence ATGAAAAAATATTTTATTATATTCTTAAGTTCGTTTTTTATTCTTTTGGCAACTTATTTTTTAGCAAGTTTTCTTGTAATGGAACAATTTGAATATGTCCTTTTATTTTTACTGTCAGTAAATAATGTAATTATATATTATTTTATAAATGATTGA
- a CDS encoding putative membrane protein (Hypothetical protein) yields MISLLLKVLVSGAAIWLAAFLAPGMSVENFGAAIVAAIVIGLLDWVLNKFLGVDPSPLGKGVTGFLVAAVVLFVAGKLVNGLNVSILGALIGALVLGIVDMILPGGRTY; encoded by the coding sequence ATGATAAGTTTATTGTTAAAAGTACTTGTGTCGGGTGCTGCTATATGGTTGGCGGCTTTTTTAGCTCCGGGAATGAGCGTTGAAAACTTCGGGGCTGCAATTGTTGCCGCTATTGTAATAGGCCTGTTGGATTGGGTTCTAAACAAATTTTTAGGCGTGGATCCTTCTCCGCTGGGAAAGGGAGTTACAGGTTTCTTAGTGGCAGCTGTCGTGTTATTTGTAGCCGGTAAATTAGTTAACGGGCTGAATGTTTCGATTTTAGGAGCATTGATTGGCGCCTTAGTGTTGGGAATAGTGGATATGATTCTTCCGGGCGGAAGAACTTATTAA
- a CDS encoding Hypothetical protein (Frameshift; Family membership), translating into MTLKDGTEKTIKAGFVIQGGNEQSIVIQSVNKDDPTNLVDGKTYALRTVGTEIVYPVTRQDAGLYSAQVPKGNYELVENINGEIKSVKEILVGEPKSIPMFVKTETAKGSKPVTPEKPSEPSVIEKVVEKVVYVPTGSVVKVPDVRYEYKEQDKDKNYDHHIQYVRGYTDKTLRPDRSISRGEVAAIFARLLYINLDNNAVYQSKFSDINQSQWYSNYVGFLENKDIISGYPDGTFRGDNPITRAEFTKIASKFSEKTGRTVNFTDFTKAHWAYESVERALTAGYVDGYPDGTFKPDKEITRAEAVKITNKIFNRVPDKNYIDSHALGKEYIDLTKAHWAYYELMEASYNHDFTPIQNVGESWVRILDKPRKLLHSFVNGSEALVKSSAFDSEDGKKD; encoded by the coding sequence GTGACATTAAAAGACGGCACTGAAAAAACCATCAAAGCCGGATTTGTAATTCAAGGCGGAAATGAACAAAGCATAGTAATTCAAAGTGTCAATAAAGATGATCCAACCAATTTAGTTGATGGCAAAACCTACGCTTTGAGAACTGTAGGAACTGAAATAGTCTACCCTGTAACCAGACAAGACGCAGGGCTTTACTCTGCCCAAGTTCCTAAGGGAAATTATGAATTGGTCGAAAATATAAATGGAGAAATCAAATCGGTCAAGGAAATCCTTGTTGGAGAACCTAAATCTATACCTATGTTTGTCAAGACCGAAACTGCAAAGGGTTCAAAACCCGTAACACCTGAAAAACCAAGTGAGCCTTCCGTTATTGAAAAAGTTGTCGAAAAAGTCGTCTATGTACCCACGGGCAGTGTGGTTAAAGTGCCTGATGTGAGATATGAGTACAAAGAACAGGACAAGGACAAAAACTACGACCATCACATTCAATATGTACGTGGTTATACCGATAAGACCCTTCGCCCAGATCGCAGTATCAGTCGTGGAGAAGTTGCGGCGATCTTTGCACGTCTTCTTTATATAAACTTGGATAATAATGCAGTGTACCAAAGCAAGTTTAGCGATATAAATCAAAGTCAATGGTATTCGAACTATGTGGGATTCCTTGAAAATAAAGATATTATCAGCGGTTATCCCGACGGCACTTTCCGAGGCGACAATCCTATCACACGTGCGGAATTTACCAAGATAGCTTCGAAGTTTTCCGAAAAGACCGGAAGAACGGTGAACTTCACTGATTTTACAAAGGCACACTGGGCCTATGAATCTGTGGAACGAGCTCTGACGGCAGGCTATGTTGACGGTTACCCCGACGGTACTTTTAAACCCGATAAGGAAATTACACGTGCTGAAGCGGTGAAAATCACCAATAAGATTTTCAATAGAGTGCCGGACAAAAATTATATCGACAGCCATGCTTTAGGCAAGGAGTATATAGACCTTACAAAGGCACACTGGGCTTATTACGAACTGATGGAGGCATCTTATAATCACGACTTTACACCTATCCAAAACGTAGGCGAAAGCTGGGTGCGCATACTGGATAAACCGCGAAAACTTCTACACAGTTTCGTAAACGGTTCAGAGGCTCTTGTAAAATCCTCCGCCTTTGATTCGGAAGATGGTAAGAAGGATTAA
- a CDS encoding Hypothetical protein (Frameshift; Family membership) — MNYESDYAKLANGNELDSPFGEQNQDGVITITRGSHDVLRIQANPAQPEALPTLIANIADDTKLTHISIFTDSKDGYQLPAGWRVYAIDQSGAEIIDPTADYYGVDIRVDVPPYANTGDIAAFAAEITYSDGTKDIQTFRYTVNPRPSYIEYSYKDIMRYAGDKYTVNPEVNPLTQVAGYVEPIKREFSDEAGNLLTAATITDSKGTEWTIGTDIIIDGETGVISGKVPDGALSGAVLEVNVRTTYDNQDAATQGTNPHVYDYKTLRITVITPVTQPDYALLYGKPGETKNADISILYGEEYKTVFAKFDRQANEAKGWTIVDQLVDKEGTNLDTPSADLSNYKRVATTVQRSDGRIYPVVEIFDQNDVSLGYLSQKATNADGWEYKLNPSTGYIMSTIPETAKVGENASIQIHIEYNNDPNRFTKILADTYAIEKDAEKYEPNYPALVVTRGATDATLSTPIDLTTQQAFDNKDVQNFTIDNTAVPGWEISIDNATGQVSVKVDQSIPVGTKLTKDVTITYNDGSKDIVPVTFVANEQILNPNYAPKDGAVGDEIISEIIAIDPNNPTKQDYPPQGTKFILVSDSENWGVTIDEATGKLTGTVPLDKKPGEKTDLIVRVDYPDGTSELVATSFTVKAFTSETIDISAVKNWVGGDTANRPDIQLQLFRQATDDQGTPIGNKEFVGEAKTLTNGNTTAEWTSLPKQNETKQNYLYTVEEVQGAEGYTTAVTGDQTSGFTVTNTFVPEETYEFYYEMKTTAPGSDVVSDLVGTYPDGTTFEIVNSMLNGTIQLIKTPVKSQVKHLKTEIPGILP, encoded by the coding sequence TTGAATTACGAAAGTGACTATGCGAAATTGGCCAACGGCAATGAACTGGATTCGCCCTTCGGAGAACAAAATCAAGATGGTGTAATCACCATTACAAGAGGTTCTCATGATGTATTGAGAATTCAAGCAAATCCCGCTCAACCTGAGGCTCTGCCCACATTGATTGCAAATATTGCAGATGATACAAAACTGACTCATATTTCCATTTTCACGGATTCAAAAGACGGATATCAATTGCCTGCGGGCTGGAGAGTTTATGCAATTGATCAAAGCGGGGCTGAAATTATAGATCCAACTGCGGATTACTACGGAGTGGATATTCGAGTAGATGTTCCCCCATATGCAAATACGGGAGATATCGCGGCTTTTGCAGCTGAAATCACCTATAGTGACGGCACTAAAGATATACAGACTTTTCGATATACAGTCAATCCCCGCCCGAGCTATATTGAATATTCCTATAAAGATATTATGAGATATGCAGGAGATAAATATACCGTTAACCCGGAAGTGAATCCTTTGACTCAAGTGGCAGGTTATGTAGAACCTATTAAAAGAGAATTTTCCGATGAAGCGGGAAATCTCTTGACAGCAGCAACTATCACGGACAGTAAAGGGACTGAATGGACAATTGGAACAGACATCATAATTGATGGAGAAACCGGTGTGATTTCAGGAAAGGTTCCTGATGGAGCTCTCTCAGGAGCAGTTCTTGAAGTTAATGTAAGGACCACATATGATAACCAAGATGCAGCTACACAGGGAACAAACCCCCATGTTTACGATTATAAGACCTTGAGAATTACCGTCATCACCCCTGTGACTCAACCTGACTATGCTCTTCTTTACGGCAAGCCGGGAGAAACAAAAAATGCCGATATATCCATACTCTATGGCGAAGAATACAAAACTGTTTTTGCAAAATTTGACAGACAGGCAAATGAAGCTAAGGGTTGGACTATAGTCGACCAGTTGGTGGACAAGGAAGGAACTAATCTTGATACTCCTTCAGCAGATCTGTCCAACTATAAAAGAGTGGCGACAACTGTTCAAAGATCTGACGGCAGAATATATCCCGTAGTAGAAATCTTCGACCAAAATGACGTATCCTTGGGTTACCTTAGCCAAAAGGCTACAAACGCCGACGGTTGGGAATATAAACTGAATCCTTCCACAGGATATATAATGTCTACAATTCCTGAAACAGCAAAGGTGGGAGAGAATGCTTCAATTCAAATTCACATTGAATACAACAATGATCCCAACAGATTTACAAAGATTTTAGCTGATACCTATGCCATTGAAAAAGATGCGGAAAAATATGAACCCAATTATCCGGCTCTCGTTGTGACAAGAGGAGCTACAGATGCGACTCTCAGCACGCCTATAGATTTAACAACTCAACAGGCCTTTGATAACAAAGATGTTCAAAATTTTACAATTGATAATACAGCTGTACCCGGTTGGGAAATTTCAATAGATAATGCAACCGGACAGGTAAGTGTAAAAGTCGACCAAAGCATACCTGTGGGCACAAAGCTCACAAAAGATGTAACCATCACTTATAATGACGGATCTAAGGACATAGTGCCTGTGACCTTTGTTGCCAACGAACAAATTTTAAATCCGAATTATGCACCGAAGGACGGAGCGGTAGGAGATGAAATAATTAGTGAAATTATCGCCATTGATCCCAACAACCCTACTAAACAAGACTATCCGCCACAAGGCACGAAATTTATACTCGTAAGTGATTCAGAAAATTGGGGCGTCACAATTGATGAAGCTACCGGTAAACTCACCGGAACAGTACCTCTTGATAAAAAGCCCGGCGAAAAAACGGATCTTATAGTAAGGGTGGATTATCCCGACGGCACAAGCGAACTTGTAGCCACATCCTTTACGGTAAAGGCCTTTACATCTGAAACCATTGACATCTCAGCTGTAAAGAATTGGGTAGGTGGAGATACTGCCAACAGACCTGATATACAACTTCAACTTTTCAGACAAGCTACCGATGATCAAGGAACTCCAATAGGAAACAAAGAATTTGTCGGCGAAGCAAAGACTTTGACAAATGGAAATACAACAGCTGAGTGGACTTCTCTTCCTAAACAAAATGAAACCAAGCAAAACTATCTATACACGGTGGAAGAAGTACAAGGTGCAGAGGGATATACAACGGCGGTTACCGGTGATCAAACAAGTGGATTTACCGTTACAAACACCTTTGTTCCCGAAGAAACTTATGAGTTCTACTACGAAATGAAAACCACTGCTCCCGGATCTGATGTGGTGTCTGATTTAGTGGGAACTTATCCCGATGGAACTACCTTTGAAATTGTAAATAGCATGCTAAATGGAACCATTCAATTGATAAAAACACCGGTAAAATCACAGGTAAAGCACCTGAAAACGGAAATCCCGGGGATACTTCCATAG